Part of the Catalinimonas alkaloidigena genome is shown below.
AAGGGAGAAAGCAGAACCTTAAATCTGGAGCCGGAAGGTTGATGAAAGCATCTTTATTGATATTAAGCTTAATATTTTTAATAGCTTGCCAGGAGGGAGTAAAGGAAATCACGGTTGTCCGGCAAGCCCCTGTTCCCGAGTTTCCTCCTTTAGATAGCCTTTCTAACCTGAGTGGCAAGCAGTTATCTTATACCTACTGTCAGCAATGTCATCAGTTTCCTGAGCCTCAGTTATTGGGAGCAGCGCAATGGAAAAATGGCGTGTTGCCCCGTATGGGTCACAGGCTCGGCATCTGGCAATCCCGCTCAGAACTGACTCAGGGGTTGGATATGATGGAAGAATATCTAGTCAACCAGGCCGGTATTTATCCCGAAGAACCATTAATCAGCGAAGAAGCCTGGGAGAAAATTCAAGCCTTTTATATCAAAAATGCCTCTCATGATAGTAGTCATCTTTCTTTTCCTCAAAATAAAAGCCAGCAGTTTGTAGCTCACCCCCGAAAGCTAAATGAAGCGGTATCACTGATTACTATGCTGGATTATGATGAAAAATCAGAACAACTTTATATAGGACTGAGGAATAATCAAATGCTAATTGAGCATAAGAATGGTCAAATAGAACAAATGAATACGGCAGGACCTCCGATAAGCCGAATCAAGCAGGCTGATGATTATACCCATGTGTTAAGCATGGGGATCATGGACCCTTCTAATCAGGCAAAGGGTATGCTGTACAAATCCTTAGATGACAGCTTGCAAGCTATTGCCGGAGAACTGCGTCGCCCGGTGCATTTACAGTCGCACGACCTCAATGAAGATGGAGAAGAGGACTTGATCGTAAGTGAGTATGGAAATGATATTGGCCAGCTCACTGCGCTTCTTTGCCGTGGGGGCAACCCCTTCAGTAAACAAACGCTCATCCCAGAGGCAGGAGCTCGCAAAAGTATTATTTATGACTGGAACCAGGACGGATTAGAAGACATATTAGTACTAATGGCACAGGGTGATGAAAGAATACTGTTATTGGAAAAAGAAGAAACCCATATATATCGGGAAAAGACTTTGTTGCGCTTCCCTCCGGTTTATGGCTCTAGTTATTTTGAACTGGCTGATTTCAACGGAGATGGGTTAAAAGATATTCTGTATGTGAATGGAGACAATGCAGACTATTCTTATGCGCTTAAACCCTACCATGGCATTAGGATATTTCTTAACCATGGAGAAGAGATGCCTGAAGAAGCTTACTTCTTTCCCTATTATGGCGCCACTGAAGCTGTAGCTCGTGACTTTGACCAGGATGGCGATCTGGATATCGCAGCTATTGCTTACTTTGGAAATTTTGAGTCAGAAGCTGCATCGGGAGCCATTTACCTGGAAAACACTACAAAGGGAGCTAGCATGGCTTTCCAGGCTATGCAAATCCCTGAGGCAGTCAGCGGTCGTTGGCTTACCATAGAAGTAGCGGATACCGACCAGGATGGAGATGAGGATATTCTACTTGGCTCCTGCGTACTCGTCCGTACGCCTGTGCCGGATACGCTCAAAAACTTTTGGGAAAATGAAGGCGCACATATCTTGCACTTAGAAAACAATTTGAATTAAGTTTCTTTATATGTAAATCTCTATTTCTCCCACACGATAGCATTTAGTATCATCTGTGCGATCTTGGGGTTTTCATAATCGGCAGGCGTTTCTCCAGGCATAATGTATACAATATCTCCTTCTCCATAAGGTTTGTGCCAGACGGCTCTATCCTGCATAAAAAGCTCACCATTGCGTGGATCGTAGTACTTGAAGCCGCACAAAACGGCCTTCTCCCTACCGTCAGTAAACTTATGGTTCATATACACTTCGGTTTTAGGAAGAGAAATGCTGGGGTACATACCTTCTACCGCTGGTCCGTCGGAGGGTTGATAGCTTACTTCTGGACCCCATTCAATGTTATGATTAGTGATGAAGTGATTTGGATTAAGATTTACCAGTATCAATGTAATGCCATTCTCCCCATCATGGTACCAGCCGTAGCCTTCACCTGGTTTGACCGGGTGAGAAGAAAACTCAGGGTGATCTAGCTGTATCCCTAAGAAATCAAAATAGAATTCGTTTTTAGCTTTTCCACTACTGACAGAGTGATGAAGGCAAATATATCTTCCGCCGGCTTGGGTATAGCTGATAATGGCTTTTTCGGTAGCCACATCTAAGCCACCATGAATAAAGCCAATGACTGCCTGATAGCCTGACATTTCATCTGGTAAACGATCCTGATCTACAATCTCAACCTCCAACTTTCCGCTGCTACGCAAAAAAGGAGCAAGCACTTCCAACTGGGGCATTTCATCCTGCACAATCAATACCTTTTGCGCCTGCACAGCCTGAGTAATAAAAGTGAATGAAACAAGTATCAGCAATGTAGTCGTAGTCAACCATTGATCAATCCGAGACATAATCTTAGAAAGTTTTTTGTAGTGTAAGGAGGACAAGATACTGTACCTTACCTTCAAATTCCGCTAATAAGTTATAAAATTATAGCTCAACATCCGGACATCAAATGAGAAAGCTATTACAAAATATCGGACTAATTTTGTAAGCATCCTTATATTAGGTGTTCAGATGTATTATTAAAGCTGGCACTGTGAGCCCTAAATCTATGACAGCAATCAAAAACCCCCTCTATTACTACCTAATCTTATGCTTTTCAGCAGTTTCACAGTTTTCTGCTCTGGCGCAGTCCGACCTGCAAACAGAGCCAGAGAGGCCATCTAAGCCTCCCACCGACTGGCTGTTGGAGCCTACGCCTTATCAGGCTGATGTGTATCAAACCAATCGTCCTGATGAACTGGCTCTTTCCAATGGGCTCATCCGGCGGACTTTTCGCA
Proteins encoded:
- a CDS encoding FG-GAP repeat domain-containing protein, with translation MKASLLILSLIFLIACQEGVKEITVVRQAPVPEFPPLDSLSNLSGKQLSYTYCQQCHQFPEPQLLGAAQWKNGVLPRMGHRLGIWQSRSELTQGLDMMEEYLVNQAGIYPEEPLISEEAWEKIQAFYIKNASHDSSHLSFPQNKSQQFVAHPRKLNEAVSLITMLDYDEKSEQLYIGLRNNQMLIEHKNGQIEQMNTAGPPISRIKQADDYTHVLSMGIMDPSNQAKGMLYKSLDDSLQAIAGELRRPVHLQSHDLNEDGEEDLIVSEYGNDIGQLTALLCRGGNPFSKQTLIPEAGARKSIIYDWNQDGLEDILVLMAQGDERILLLEKEETHIYREKTLLRFPPVYGSSYFELADFNGDGLKDILYVNGDNADYSYALKPYHGIRIFLNHGEEMPEEAYFFPYYGATEAVARDFDQDGDLDIAAIAYFGNFESEAASGAIYLENTTKGASMAFQAMQIPEAVSGRWLTIEVADTDQDGDEDILLGSCVLVRTPVPDTLKNFWENEGAHILHLENNLN
- a CDS encoding ThuA domain-containing protein, translating into MSRIDQWLTTTTLLILVSFTFITQAVQAQKVLIVQDEMPQLEVLAPFLRSSGKLEVEIVDQDRLPDEMSGYQAVIGFIHGGLDVATEKAIISYTQAGGRYICLHHSVSSGKAKNEFYFDFLGIQLDHPEFSSHPVKPGEGYGWYHDGENGITLILVNLNPNHFITNHNIEWGPEVSYQPSDGPAVEGMYPSISLPKTEVYMNHKFTDGREKAVLCGFKYYDPRNGELFMQDRAVWHKPYGEGDIVYIMPGETPADYENPKIAQMILNAIVWEK